The Hyperolius riggenbachi isolate aHypRig1 chromosome 3, aHypRig1.pri, whole genome shotgun sequence genome window below encodes:
- the LOC137562858 gene encoding zinc finger protein 271-like: MSDSEPSPAEEPASDRSGDNSEIPGMYYEDDAFSESENGKLNTAMSDEESTEGFVMIIENGEPCTTSKMPTEIEKIPAGRYVYNLQDRSEVPYARMVENCYSIFNAMDTKTSKVVEMTTYLCIDCGKSFTDRARFVKHQKTHTVGKPHVCGVCGKAFSYNSHLVIHQRIHAGEKPFACSYCEKCFTDRPSLVKHERIHTGEKPFSCTVCGKSFTDRSNLVKHYRIHTREKSFTCLECGKSFTDRSNLVKHQRIHSGEKSFQCTDCGKRFTENSTLVVHRRSHTGEKPYACKECGKTYSCNSHLIVHQRTHTGERPFMCRDCGKTFTDSSTLVIHQRIHTGEKPFVCHTCGNRYTKKSAMVKHQRTHTGERPFGCSQCGKCFIDSSSLVKHQRTHTGEKPFSCILCGRNFAARSTLVKHQRTHTGEKPYACLVCGKCFSCNSHLVVHQRFHTGEKPFPCTECGKSFSDSSTLVKHQRIHTGERPYTCTCCGKCFIDNSTLIKHQRIHTGERPYSCKVCGKCFTDSSTLVKHQRIHTGEKRYTCTECGRSFTDCSTLIKHQRIHQREEQVSSHGSNHDGLWTA, encoded by the coding sequence GCTTTGTGATGATAATTGAAAATGGGGAGCCTTGTACGACATCCAAAATGCCTACAGAAATAGAGAAGATACCAGCAGGAAGGTATGTCTACAATTTACAGGACCGCTCAGAAGTGCCTTATGCGAGAATGGTGGAGAACTGCTACAGCATCTTCAACGCCATGGACACTAAAACgagcaaagtggtggagatgacaACCTACCTGTGCATCGACTGTGGGAAAAGTTTCACAGATCGTGCTCGATTTGTGAAGCATCAGAAGACGCACACCGTTGGAAAGCCCCACGTCTGTGGCGTGTGTGGAAAGGCTTTTTCCTACAACTCACACCTGGTCATCCACCAGAGAATCCACGCTGGAGAGAAACCCTTTGCTTGTTCTTATTGTGAGAAGTGTTTCACCGATCGGCCTTCTTTGGTGAAACACGAGAGGATCCACACTGGAGAAAAGCCATTCTCTTGCACAGTCTGTGGTAAAAGCTTCACTGACCGGTCGAATCTGGTAAAACACTACCGTATACACACCCGAGAAAAATCTTTCACCTGTTTGGAGTGTGGGAAGAGCTTCACTGACCGGTCAAACCTGGTCAAACACCAGAGGATCCATAGTGGTGAGAAGTCTTTCCAGTGTACAGACTGTGGGAAGAGGTTCACCGAGAACTCCACCCTCGTAGTCCACAGGAGGAGCCACACTGGGGAGAAACCATATGCCTGCAAGGAATGCGGCAAAACCTATTCCTGCAACTCACACCTCATCGTGCACCAGAGAACTCACACCGGTGAGAGGCCGTTTATGTGTCGGGATTGCGGCAAGACTTTCACCGACAGCTCCACCCTGGTGATACATCAGCGGATTCATACAGGGGAGAAACCGTTCGTGTGCCACACGTGCGGAAACCGCTACACAAAGAAGTCGGCCATGGTGAAGCACCAGAGGACTCACACCGGTGAAAGGCCATTTGGATGTTCTCAGTGCGGCAAGTGCTTCATTGACAGCTCATCTCTGGTCAAGCACCAGCGcactcacactggcgagaagccgtTTTCCTGCATTTTGTGCGGCAGGAACTTTGCCGCACGTTCCACCCTGGTGAAACACCAGAGGACTCACACCGGCGAAAAACCTTATGCTTGCCTAGTATGTGGCAAATGCTTCTCGTGCAATTCCCACCTGGTGGTCCATCAACGCtttcacactggagagaaaccGTTCCCCTGCACAGAATGTGGCAAAAGTTTCAGTGACAGCTCTACCCTGGTGAAACACCAAAGAATCCACACTGGGGAAAGGCCCTACACATGCACCTGCTGTGGAAAATGCTTCATTGATAACTCTACCTTGATCAAACACCAAAGAATTCACACCGGAGAGCGTCCATACTCCTGCAAAGTGTGTGGAAAGTGCTTCACTGATAGCTCCACCCTGGTGAAACACCAAAGAATCCACACTGGGGAGAAACGCTatacatgtactgagtgtgggaggaGCTTTACTGACTGCTCCACTCTCATTAAACATCAGAGAATCCATCAGAGGGAGGAACAGGTGTCCAGCCATGGTAGCAATCATGACGGACTCTGGACAGCCTGA